In one Silene latifolia isolate original U9 population chromosome 10, ASM4854445v1, whole genome shotgun sequence genomic region, the following are encoded:
- the LOC141606405 gene encoding thylakoid lumenal 17.4 kDa protein, chloroplastic, protein MASIGISIHPTNGISFPNNKGRTIFLSHHKPQLSFHITCSAGGNGVDSEKSSQFKEARSVALGLLATWAITAASPVIAAGQRLPPLSRDPDRCERAFVGNTIGQANGVYDKPLDLRMCDYSNDKSNLKGKTLSAALMVDAKFDGADMTEVVMSKAYAAGASFQGTDFTNAVLDRVNFEKANLKGAIFKNTVLSGSTFNDAELQDVVFEDTIIGYIDLQKLCTNKTINEDSRVELGCR, encoded by the exons atggCAAGCATAGGCATATCAATACACCCAACAAATGGGATCTCCTTTCCAAATAATAAAGGACGCACTATCTTTCTATCTCATCACAAACCTCAACTCTCCTTCCATATCACCTGCTCTG CTGGTGGAAATGGAGTAGACAGCGAGAAGTCATCACAGTTTAAAGAAGCTAGGAGTGTGGCATTAGGACTCCTGGCCACATGGGCCATCACTGCTGCCTCGCCCGTCATTGCTGCTGGTCAG AGATTGCCTCCGTTGTCAAGAGACCCAGACCGATGTGAGCGTGCATTTGTTGGTAACACTATAGGTCAAGCAAACGGTGTCTACGACAAGCCCTTAGACCTCCGTATGTGTGACTACTCAAATGACAAGTCTAATCTCAAGGGGAAGACTCTTTCAGCAGCTCTCATGGTGGATGCTAAGTTTGATGGTGCAGACATGACCGAAGTGGTCATGTCCAAGGCTTATGCTGCTGGAGCCAGTTTCCAGG GAACAGACTTCACGAATGCAGTGTTAGATCGAGTCAACTTCGAGAAGGCGAATCTAAAAGGAGCCATTTTCAAAAATACGGTTCTATCGGGCTCCACTTTCAATGATGCCGAGCTACAAGATGTCGTGTTTGAGGACACCATTATCGGTTACATTGACCTTCAGAAGCTTTGTACTAACAAAACCATCAATGAAGACTCAAGAGTTGAACTAGGATGCCGATGA